The Agromyces atrinae genome window below encodes:
- a CDS encoding DNA-3-methyladenine glycosylase, whose amino-acid sequence MIDRSVFRDDPVSVAPRLLGATLTHVTDAGTVSIRLSEVEAYRGVGRDPGSHAHRGPTPRTATMFAEPGHLYAYFTYGMHVCLNVVAHSSGEAGAVLLRGGTVVAGLELARERRPTASIDRDLARGPARLGLALGVPLAADGADLLSSPFSLTLPAETVTFESGPRTGVSGAGGGGDYPWRFWIPGDAGVSPYKRHPRALG is encoded by the coding sequence CTGATCGATCGCTCCGTCTTCCGAGACGATCCCGTCAGTGTCGCGCCGAGGCTCCTCGGCGCGACACTGACGCACGTCACGGACGCCGGGACCGTCTCGATCCGTCTGAGCGAGGTCGAGGCGTATCGCGGAGTCGGCCGAGACCCGGGTTCGCACGCCCATCGCGGCCCGACGCCGCGCACGGCGACGATGTTCGCCGAGCCGGGGCACCTGTACGCGTACTTCACGTACGGTATGCATGTCTGCCTCAATGTCGTCGCGCACTCGAGCGGTGAGGCGGGTGCCGTCCTGCTGCGCGGAGGCACGGTCGTCGCGGGGCTCGAACTCGCTCGAGAGCGTCGCCCGACGGCATCCATCGATCGCGACCTGGCCCGCGGTCCGGCGCGACTCGGTCTCGCTCTCGGAGTTCCTCTCGCGGCCGACGGCGCAGATCTGCTGTCGTCGCCGTTCTCGCTCACGCTGCCGGCCGAGACGGTGACGTTCGAGTCGGGACCGCGCACGGGAGTGAGCGGAGCGGGCGGCGGCGGCGACTATCCCTGGCGATTCTGGATTCCCGGGGACGCCGGGGTGTCACCGTACAAGCGTCACCCGCGCGCCCTCGGCTGA
- a CDS encoding acetylornithine transaminase produces the protein MNWHADFDRVIMRSIGHPLAQLVSGEGCRVRDSDGNEYLDFLGGIAVNALGHAHPVFVEAVTTQAGKLAHVSNYFSTPPQLELADRLVRLTGAGDGGRVWFGNSGAEANEAAFKLARLNNTNGSRTRILALVDAFHGRTMGSLALTGKPHMRAPFEPVPGGVEHIPATIEALEHAIDDSVAALFLEPIQGEAGVVDLPEGFLARARELTRAHGALLIIDEIQTGAGRTGEWFEFQRAGILPDAVTLAKGIGGGFPIGALVTVGAASDLYSKGQHGSTFGGNPLATAVANAVLGEIEGAGLVENARIRGDEVRALISSIDSPLIAEVRGHGLLIGIGLTEPRAGELATAALAEGLIINAANDASIRLAPPLIIGDAEVTEFGEKFRAALARLDASDTTTLENA, from the coding sequence ATGAACTGGCACGCCGACTTCGACCGCGTGATCATGCGCTCCATCGGTCATCCGCTCGCCCAACTCGTCTCCGGTGAGGGATGCCGCGTGCGAGACTCCGACGGCAACGAGTACCTCGACTTCCTCGGCGGTATCGCCGTCAACGCCCTGGGTCACGCCCACCCGGTGTTCGTCGAGGCCGTGACGACGCAGGCCGGAAAGCTCGCGCACGTCTCGAACTACTTCTCGACACCGCCCCAGCTCGAACTCGCCGACCGCCTCGTGCGGCTGACGGGTGCGGGCGACGGCGGCCGGGTGTGGTTCGGCAACTCGGGCGCCGAGGCCAACGAGGCGGCGTTCAAGCTCGCCCGTCTCAACAACACCAACGGTTCGCGCACCCGCATCCTCGCCCTCGTCGACGCGTTCCACGGGCGCACGATGGGCAGCCTGGCTCTCACGGGCAAGCCGCACATGCGTGCTCCCTTCGAGCCCGTGCCGGGAGGCGTCGAGCACATCCCCGCCACGATCGAGGCGCTTGAGCACGCGATCGACGATTCGGTCGCCGCGCTCTTCCTCGAGCCCATCCAGGGCGAGGCGGGCGTCGTCGATCTTCCCGAGGGTTTCCTCGCCCGTGCACGTGAGCTCACGCGAGCACACGGCGCCTTGCTCATCATCGATGAGATCCAGACCGGTGCCGGCCGCACGGGGGAGTGGTTCGAGTTCCAGCGCGCCGGAATCCTGCCCGATGCCGTGACCCTCGCGAAGGGCATCGGCGGCGGCTTCCCGATCGGCGCGCTTGTCACCGTCGGCGCGGCATCCGACCTCTACTCGAAGGGCCAGCACGGCTCGACGTTCGGCGGCAACCCGCTCGCGACGGCCGTGGCGAACGCCGTCCTCGGCGAGATCGAGGGCGCGGGGCTCGTCGAGAACGCGCGTATCCGCGGTGACGAGGTGCGCGCGCTCATCTCGAGCATCGACTCGCCCCTCATCGCCGAGGTCCGCGGGCACGGCCTGCTCATCGGCATCGGGCTCACCGAACCGCGTGCGGGCGAGCTGGCGACGGCTGCTCTCGCCGAGGGCCTCATCATCAACGCGGCGAACGACGCGAGCATCCGTCTCGCCCCGCCCCTCATCATCGGAGACGCCGAGGTGACCGAGTTCGGCGAGAAGTTCCGCGCCGCTCTCGCTCGACTCGACGCATCAGACACGACCACTCTGGAGAACGCATGA
- the argC gene encoding N-acetyl-gamma-glutamyl-phosphate reductase, producing MTYSVAVSGASGYAGGELLRLIADHPEFDVRTVTAHSNAGQPLTAVQPHLRSYTHLTLAETNAENLRGHDIVFLALPHGASGAISAELDEHSLVIDCGADHRLESEADWAAFYGGDFFGAWQYGVPELPRTKGTQRDRLAGATRIAAPGCNASTVALSLAPGIRAGVIDERDLVTVLAVGPSGAGKSLKTHLLASEMLGSASAYAVGGSHRHIPEIQQALRWAGANAPTISFTPLLVPMSRGILATSTAKLAPGADAASVRAAWTDAYAGETFVQVLPEGQFPRTADVLGANTALIGLAVDEAAGRVVVVAAVDNLVKGTAGAAIQSANIALGLPEATGLSVNGVAP from the coding sequence ATGACGTATTCGGTCGCCGTCTCCGGCGCATCCGGCTATGCGGGAGGCGAACTCCTACGCCTCATCGCCGACCATCCCGAGTTCGATGTGCGTACCGTCACCGCGCACTCGAATGCGGGGCAGCCGCTCACAGCCGTTCAGCCCCATCTCCGCTCGTACACCCATCTGACGCTCGCCGAGACGAACGCCGAGAATCTGCGCGGGCACGACATCGTGTTCCTCGCGCTCCCGCACGGAGCCTCGGGTGCGATCTCCGCCGAACTCGACGAGCATTCGCTCGTGATCGACTGCGGTGCAGACCACCGCCTCGAGAGCGAGGCCGACTGGGCCGCGTTCTACGGGGGAGACTTCTTCGGCGCGTGGCAGTACGGCGTTCCCGAGCTTCCGCGCACGAAGGGCACCCAGCGGGATCGGCTCGCCGGGGCGACGCGCATCGCGGCTCCCGGCTGCAACGCCTCGACCGTCGCCCTCTCGCTCGCTCCCGGCATCCGTGCCGGCGTGATCGACGAGCGCGACCTGGTCACCGTCCTCGCCGTCGGACCGTCGGGCGCGGGCAAGAGCCTCAAGACCCACCTCCTCGCGAGCGAGATGCTCGGCAGCGCGAGCGCGTACGCCGTCGGAGGCTCGCACCGGCACATCCCCGAGATCCAGCAGGCCCTGCGGTGGGCGGGCGCGAACGCGCCGACCATCTCCTTCACCCCGCTCCTCGTCCCCATGTCGCGCGGAATCCTCGCGACGTCGACGGCGAAGCTCGCCCCGGGTGCGGATGCCGCGAGCGTGCGGGCCGCATGGACGGACGCCTACGCGGGCGAGACGTTCGTGCAGGTGCTGCCTGAAGGCCAGTTCCCGCGCACGGCCGACGTGCTCGGCGCGAACACCGCACTCATCGGCCTCGCGGTCGACGAGGCGGCGGGTCGCGTCGTCGTGGTCGCCGCCGTCGACAACCTCGTGAAGGGCACGGCGGGCGCCGCGATCCAGTCCGCGAACATCGCCCTCGGCCTGCCCGAAGCCACGGGCCTCAGCGTGAATGGAGTCGCCCCGTGA
- a CDS encoding response regulator yields MIRVLIVDDHAAVRAGLTALLDGEDGISVVGDAADGREALHRADVLDPDVVLMDIQMPVLDGIAATRALLERDPHRRIVVLTTFGFDEYVDAAIGVGARGFLLKTASADELADAVRRVAAGQSILSPEVTEAVFARLRAPSPPARVSPFPEASARLGELTARERDVLDALGYGDSNAALAARLGISEATAKTHVSRVLAKLGIVSRTQGALLARFERDAP; encoded by the coding sequence GTGATCCGCGTGCTCATCGTCGACGACCATGCCGCGGTGCGTGCGGGTCTCACCGCACTCCTCGATGGCGAGGACGGCATCTCCGTCGTGGGTGACGCGGCCGATGGCCGCGAGGCGCTCCACCGGGCCGACGTCCTCGATCCCGACGTCGTGCTCATGGACATCCAGATGCCCGTGCTCGACGGCATCGCCGCGACGCGGGCCCTCCTCGAGCGCGATCCCCACCGTCGTATCGTCGTGCTGACGACCTTCGGCTTCGACGAGTACGTCGATGCCGCGATCGGCGTCGGCGCTCGTGGCTTCCTCCTCAAGACGGCCTCGGCCGACGAACTCGCCGACGCCGTCCGCCGTGTCGCGGCAGGGCAGTCGATCCTCTCCCCGGAGGTGACCGAGGCCGTCTTCGCGCGGTTGCGCGCGCCGTCCCCGCCGGCACGGGTCAGCCCGTTCCCCGAAGCCTCGGCGCGTCTCGGCGAGCTGACCGCGCGCGAGCGGGACGTGCTCGACGCGCTCGGCTACGGCGACTCGAACGCCGCGCTCGCCGCACGTCTCGGGATCTCGGAGGCGACCGCGAAGACCCACGTGTCGCGCGTGCTCGCGAAGCTCGGCATCGTGTCGCGCACTCAGGGCGCACTGCTCGCCCGGTTCGAGCGCGACGCCCCATGA
- the argB gene encoding acetylglutamate kinase: MNDAAAKAGTLIEALPWLKRFHGETVVVKFGGNAMVSEELQRSFAEDMVYLHYAGIRPVIVHGGGPQISSMLERLGIESEFRGGYRVTTPEAMDVVRMVLTGQVNRELVSLINEHGPLAAGLSGEDAGLFRGRKRGAIVDGVEVDLGLVGDVVSVDPAGVHALLDAGRIPVISSIAPDSDVAGQSLNVNADSAAASLAIALGAAKLVILTDVAGLYSDWPNRESLVSVIEVPELIELLPQLESGMIPKMTACLEAVEGGVSKAAIIDGRVPHSILLEIFTQSGIGTEVVPAGGNA; the protein is encoded by the coding sequence ATGAATGACGCAGCGGCGAAGGCCGGAACACTCATCGAAGCCCTTCCGTGGCTCAAGCGCTTCCACGGCGAGACCGTCGTCGTGAAGTTCGGCGGCAACGCCATGGTCAGCGAGGAGCTGCAGCGCAGTTTCGCCGAAGACATGGTCTACCTGCACTACGCCGGCATCCGCCCGGTCATCGTGCACGGCGGCGGCCCGCAGATCTCGTCGATGCTCGAGCGCCTCGGCATCGAGAGCGAGTTCCGCGGCGGCTACCGTGTGACGACGCCCGAGGCGATGGACGTCGTGCGTATGGTGCTCACGGGGCAAGTCAACCGCGAGCTCGTCTCGCTCATCAATGAGCACGGCCCCCTCGCGGCCGGTCTGTCGGGCGAGGACGCGGGCCTCTTCCGCGGCCGGAAGCGCGGCGCGATCGTCGACGGCGTCGAGGTCGACCTCGGGCTCGTCGGCGACGTCGTCTCGGTCGACCCCGCCGGTGTGCACGCTCTGCTCGATGCGGGGCGCATCCCGGTCATCTCATCGATCGCACCCGACTCCGACGTCGCGGGTCAGTCGCTCAACGTCAACGCCGATTCGGCCGCGGCTTCGCTCGCGATCGCGCTCGGTGCGGCGAAGCTCGTCATCCTCACTGACGTCGCCGGACTCTACAGCGACTGGCCGAACCGCGAATCGCTCGTATCGGTCATCGAAGTTCCCGAGCTCATCGAACTGCTCCCGCAGCTCGAGTCGGGCATGATCCCCAAGATGACGGCGTGCCTCGAGGCCGTCGAGGGCGGCGTGTCGAAGGCGGCGATCATCGACGGCCGTGTTCCGCACTCGATCCTGCTCGAGATCTTCACGCAGAGCGGCATCGGCACCGAGGTCGTGCCGGCAGGAGGAAACGCATGA
- the argF gene encoding ornithine carbamoyltransferase, producing the protein MTRHFLRDDDITTVEQTEILDLAEQLKADRWSRTPLAGPQTVAVIFDKSSTRTRVSFAVGIADLGGSPLIISTANSQLGGKETPSDTARVLERMVSAIVWRTYGQAGLEEMARGTTVPVVNALSDDFHPCQLLADLLTIREHKGTLTGLTVAFLGDGASNMAQSYVLASATAGMHVRVGSPQEFSPAASVVADAEAIAATTGGSVSIHTDPVAAVAGADVVVTDTWVSMGKEDEKAHRVATFGAYRVDDALLAHAKDDAIFLHCLPADRGYEVTAEVIDGKQSVIWDEAENRLHAQKALLVWLLAKNGVGA; encoded by the coding sequence ATGACCCGCCACTTCCTTCGGGATGACGACATCACGACCGTCGAGCAGACCGAGATCCTCGATCTCGCCGAGCAGCTGAAGGCCGACCGCTGGTCGCGCACCCCGCTCGCCGGACCGCAGACGGTCGCCGTCATCTTCGACAAGTCATCGACGCGCACGCGGGTCTCCTTCGCGGTCGGCATCGCCGACCTCGGCGGCAGCCCGCTCATCATCTCGACCGCCAACAGCCAGCTCGGCGGCAAGGAGACCCCGAGCGACACGGCTCGCGTGCTCGAGCGCATGGTCTCGGCGATCGTCTGGCGCACGTACGGGCAGGCCGGTCTCGAAGAGATGGCCCGCGGCACGACGGTTCCCGTCGTCAACGCGCTCTCCGACGACTTCCACCCGTGCCAGCTCCTCGCCGACCTGCTGACGATCCGCGAGCACAAGGGAACCCTCACCGGCCTCACGGTCGCCTTCCTCGGCGATGGCGCGAGCAACATGGCGCAGTCCTACGTGCTCGCGAGCGCCACGGCCGGCATGCACGTGCGTGTCGGTTCGCCCCAGGAGTTCTCACCCGCCGCGAGCGTCGTCGCCGACGCCGAGGCCATCGCGGCGACGACGGGTGGATCGGTCTCGATCCACACGGATCCCGTCGCCGCCGTCGCCGGGGCCGACGTCGTCGTCACCGACACGTGGGTGTCGATGGGCAAGGAGGACGAGAAGGCCCACCGCGTCGCGACCTTCGGCGCCTACCGTGTCGACGACGCTCTGCTGGCGCACGCGAAGGACGACGCGATCTTCCTGCACTGCCTGCCCGCCGACCGTGGCTACGAGGTCACCGCCGAGGTCATCGACGGCAAGCAGAGCGTCATCTGGGACGAGGCGGAGAACCGTCTGCACGCGCAGAAGGCTCTTCTCGTCTGGCTCCTCGCGAAGAACGGAGTCGGCGCATGA
- a CDS encoding sensor histidine kinase, translated as MGLKQWGSRHADTLLTVAYAALGMILAALGFSLEWRPAAPDAPVGIDLALIGVLAVIHLFRLRRTTLCLALSVGLVAADAIVFGSTPIGAFILVADLVYLLGRDDDRRVVDVLWYVSAATALAAALLLATSAAPLVAPFAVIPMTLAISLWWGRSVRAPRVEAERERARAEAIERAVDADQARALAEERLAIARELHDVLAGDLAAIALRSEIALRRGGGDDPVVRESLEQVRTAAHDAIGNVRRTIGALRDPGDSAAPGMLLENWRDVVEQARAVGIDITLSESGDTRALRGDIDLALARLVREALTNVRKHAPGARVIMVLDIDENALSLTVTNAIVVEGAASTRDARLTGGLGLVGARERARLLGGTVEAGPIDDEWVFAARLQLTTRLEAAP; from the coding sequence GTGGGACTGAAGCAGTGGGGGAGTCGTCACGCCGACACCCTCCTCACGGTCGCCTACGCGGCGCTCGGCATGATCCTCGCAGCCCTCGGATTCTCGCTCGAGTGGCGGCCGGCGGCCCCTGACGCGCCCGTCGGCATCGACCTCGCGTTGATCGGCGTGCTCGCCGTCATCCACCTCTTCCGCCTCCGTCGGACGACGCTGTGCCTCGCCCTCTCGGTCGGGCTCGTCGCGGCCGACGCCATCGTCTTCGGTTCCACGCCGATCGGGGCGTTCATCCTCGTCGCCGACCTCGTCTACCTCCTGGGTCGCGACGACGACCGCCGTGTCGTCGACGTGCTCTGGTACGTCTCTGCCGCGACCGCTCTCGCCGCGGCGCTCCTGCTCGCGACGTCGGCCGCTCCGCTCGTCGCACCGTTCGCGGTGATCCCGATGACCCTCGCCATCTCGCTGTGGTGGGGGCGCTCGGTGCGCGCCCCGCGCGTCGAGGCGGAACGCGAGCGGGCGAGGGCCGAGGCGATCGAGCGCGCCGTCGACGCCGATCAGGCCCGGGCGCTCGCCGAAGAGCGCCTGGCGATCGCGCGAGAGCTCCATGACGTCCTCGCCGGTGACCTCGCTGCCATCGCGTTGCGGTCGGAGATCGCGCTGCGGCGCGGCGGAGGCGACGACCCCGTGGTGCGGGAGTCGCTCGAACAGGTGCGCACCGCGGCCCACGACGCGATCGGCAACGTGCGTCGTACGATCGGAGCACTCCGCGACCCTGGCGACTCGGCCGCACCCGGCATGCTCCTCGAGAACTGGCGCGACGTCGTCGAGCAGGCGCGGGCGGTCGGCATCGACATCACGCTCTCCGAGAGCGGCGACACCCGTGCTCTCCGCGGAGACATCGATCTCGCGCTCGCCCGCCTCGTGCGCGAGGCACTCACCAACGTTCGAAAGCACGCGCCGGGCGCGCGCGTGATCATGGTGCTCGACATCGACGAGAACGCGCTCAGCCTCACGGTGACGAACGCGATCGTCGTCGAGGGTGCGGCATCGACGCGCGACGCGCGACTCACGGGAGGCCTGGGCCTCGTCGGAGCGCGGGAACGAGCGCGCCTCCTCGGAGGAACGGTCGAAGCCGGCCCGATCGACGACGAGTGGGTCTTCGCCGCTCGCCTACAGCTGACGACCCGGCTGGAGGCAGCCCCGTGA
- the argJ gene encoding bifunctional glutamate N-acetyltransferase/amino-acid acetyltransferase ArgJ: MSVTSPLGFDAAGIAAGIKASGAPDLALVVNRGPRQAAAAVFTSNRAKANPILWSEKVILDGQVAAIVLNSGGANCFTGPRGFQVTHQTAEAVGEALDVSAGDVLVCSTGLIGDQLDADVLVAGVHTATSVLSADGGDDAARAIMTTDSVPKTALVSGDGWSIGGMAKGAGMLAPGLATMLVVLTTDADVDAAGLDTALRAATRVTFDRLDSDGCMSTNDQVTLLASGASGVVPDAAAFTDAVTAVCRSLAEQLQADAEGASHNIAIEVVGAASEDDAVEVGRSVARNNLFKAAIFGNDPNWGRVLAAIGTTEAEFDPYAVDVSMNGVRVCHAGEPDAPRDAVDLTPRATHVLIELHSGDATATILTNDLTHDYVHENSAYSS; encoded by the coding sequence GTGAGCGTCACCTCTCCTCTCGGATTCGACGCGGCCGGCATCGCAGCTGGCATCAAGGCCTCGGGTGCCCCCGACCTCGCGCTCGTCGTCAACCGCGGCCCACGTCAGGCCGCAGCGGCGGTCTTCACGTCGAACCGCGCCAAGGCCAACCCCATCCTCTGGAGCGAGAAGGTCATCCTCGACGGTCAGGTCGCGGCGATCGTCCTCAACTCGGGCGGGGCCAACTGCTTCACCGGCCCGCGGGGCTTCCAGGTCACGCACCAGACGGCTGAGGCGGTCGGTGAAGCTCTCGACGTCTCGGCCGGCGACGTGCTCGTCTGCTCGACGGGGCTCATCGGCGACCAGCTCGATGCCGACGTCCTCGTGGCCGGCGTCCACACGGCGACGTCGGTTCTCTCCGCCGACGGCGGTGACGATGCCGCTCGGGCGATCATGACGACCGACTCCGTGCCGAAGACCGCCCTCGTGAGCGGCGACGGCTGGAGCATCGGAGGCATGGCGAAGGGTGCGGGAATGCTCGCGCCGGGCCTCGCGACGATGCTCGTCGTGCTGACGACCGACGCCGACGTCGATGCCGCCGGTCTCGACACGGCACTCCGCGCTGCGACGCGTGTGACGTTCGACCGGCTCGACTCCGACGGCTGCATGTCGACGAACGATCAGGTGACACTGCTCGCGTCGGGTGCGTCGGGCGTCGTCCCCGACGCCGCAGCGTTCACCGATGCCGTCACGGCCGTCTGCCGTTCGCTCGCCGAGCAGCTCCAAGCGGATGCCGAGGGCGCGAGCCACAACATCGCGATCGAGGTCGTCGGAGCAGCGTCCGAGGACGACGCCGTCGAGGTCGGCCGTTCCGTGGCGCGCAACAACCTCTTCAAGGCCGCGATCTTCGGCAACGATCCGAACTGGGGCCGGGTGCTCGCCGCGATCGGAACGACCGAGGCCGAGTTCGATCCCTACGCGGTCGACGTCAGCATGAACGGGGTGCGCGTCTGCCACGCGGGCGAACCCGATGCCCCGCGCGACGCCGTCGACCTCACGCCGCGTGCCACCCACGTGCTCATCGAGCTCCATTCGGGCGACGCGACGGCGACGATCCTCACGAACGACCTCACGCACGACTACGTGCATGAGAACAGTGCGTACTCGAGTTGA
- the argH gene encoding argininosuccinate lyase encodes MSGQTNEGSLWGARFASGPSPELQALSRSTHFDWQLAPYDLAGSRAHARALSAAGYLDADELARMIAGLDRLEADVASGTLLPTDADEDVHGALEAALIEVVGPELGGKLRAGRSRNDQIATLVRLYLRDHAAVIGTQLVHLIDALAAQADAHREAILPGRTHLQHAQPVLLAHHLLAHAWALSRDLERIADWDKRANVSPYGSGALAGSTLGLDAASVAHDLGLGGVVENSIDGTASRDVVAEFAFITAQIGVDLSRISEEIILWNTREFAFVTLHDGYSTGSSIMPQKKNPDIAELARGKSGRLIGNLTGLLTTLKGLPLAYNRDLQEDKEPVFDSVETLEVLLPAFTGMVSTLTFHTERMAELAPQGFSLATDVAEWLVKRHVPFRDAHEITGALVRAAEERGVDLAGLSDDELAAVSPLLEPSVRDVLTIEGSVASRDGLGGTAPARVADQFTALTARIRLLSAALPERRV; translated from the coding sequence ATGAGCGGTCAGACGAACGAAGGCTCGCTGTGGGGCGCACGATTCGCCTCCGGGCCCTCGCCCGAACTCCAGGCTCTCAGCCGGTCGACGCACTTCGACTGGCAGCTGGCTCCCTACGACCTCGCGGGTTCACGCGCGCACGCCCGTGCGCTCTCGGCCGCGGGCTACCTCGATGCCGATGAGCTCGCCCGCATGATCGCGGGTCTCGATCGTCTCGAGGCCGACGTCGCGTCGGGTACGCTCCTGCCGACGGATGCCGATGAAGACGTTCACGGAGCGCTCGAGGCCGCGCTCATCGAGGTCGTCGGTCCCGAGCTCGGCGGTAAACTCCGTGCGGGGCGCAGCCGCAACGACCAGATCGCGACGCTCGTGCGTCTGTACCTGCGCGACCACGCGGCCGTCATCGGCACGCAGCTCGTGCACCTCATCGATGCGCTCGCGGCTCAGGCCGACGCACATCGCGAGGCGATCCTCCCGGGTCGCACGCACCTGCAGCACGCACAGCCGGTGCTCCTCGCGCACCACCTGCTCGCGCACGCGTGGGCGCTCTCGCGCGACCTGGAACGCATCGCCGACTGGGACAAGCGCGCGAACGTCTCGCCGTACGGCTCGGGCGCGCTCGCGGGTTCGACCCTCGGCCTCGACGCCGCATCGGTCGCGCACGACCTCGGGCTCGGCGGCGTCGTCGAGAACTCGATCGACGGCACGGCGAGCCGCGACGTCGTCGCGGAGTTCGCATTCATCACCGCGCAGATCGGGGTCGACCTGTCGCGCATCTCGGAGGAGATCATCCTCTGGAACACGCGCGAGTTCGCCTTCGTCACGCTGCACGACGGCTACTCGACGGGTTCGTCGATCATGCCGCAGAAGAAGAACCCCGATATCGCCGAGCTCGCGCGCGGGAAGTCGGGTCGTCTCATCGGCAACCTCACGGGCCTGCTCACGACGCTGAAGGGTCTGCCGCTCGCGTACAACCGCGACCTGCAGGAGGACAAGGAGCCGGTCTTCGACTCGGTCGAGACTCTCGAAGTCCTGCTTCCCGCCTTCACGGGCATGGTCTCGACGCTCACGTTCCACACGGAGCGCATGGCCGAGCTCGCACCGCAGGGATTCTCGCTCGCGACCGATGTCGCCGAGTGGCTCGTGAAGCGCCATGTGCCGTTCCGTGATGCGCACGAGATCACGGGAGCGCTCGTGCGTGCGGCGGAGGAACGCGGCGTCGACCTCGCCGGCCTCTCCGACGACGAGCTCGCTGCGGTCTCGCCGCTGCTCGAACCGTCCGTGCGCGACGTGCTCACGATCGAGGGCTCGGTCGCGAGCCGTGATGGGCTCGGGGGCACCGCTCCCGCGCGCGTCGCCGATCAGTTCACCGCTCTCACCGCGCGGATCCGGCTCCTGTCGGCCGCGCTCCCCGAACGGCGCGTCTGA